The following proteins are co-located in the Vigna angularis cultivar LongXiaoDou No.4 chromosome 2, ASM1680809v1, whole genome shotgun sequence genome:
- the LOC108331583 gene encoding calcium-transporting ATPase 4, plasma membrane-type isoform X1, protein MEKTLLKDFELQHKNPSVEALRRWRSAVTLVKNRRRRFRMVADLDKRDEAQQIRQGIKEKIRIALYVQKAALQFIDAGNRVEYKLPSEVREAGFCIHPEEIASIVRGHDNKILNNIGGVEAIARKLSVSVDGGVSEESINSRQQIYGFNRFTEKPSRSFLMFVWDALQDLTLIILIVCAVVSLGVGIATEGWPRGTYDGVGIILSIFLVVTVTAVSDYKQYLQFRDLDKEKKKIFVQVTRDGKRQKISIYDIVVGDVVHLSTGDQVPADGLFISGYFLLIDESSLSGESEPVNVNEEKPFLLSGTKVQDGQGKMLVTTVGMRTEWGKLMETINEGGEDETPLQVKLNGVATIIGKIGLTFAILTFVVLIIRFLVEKAQNGEFANWSTADALKLLDFFAIAVTIIVVAVPEGLPLAVTLSLAFAMKKLMNDKALVRHLSACETMGSASCICTDKTGTLTTNRMVVTKTWICAKAMQITGNESADELKTCTPEGVQNILLQAIFQNTSAEVVKDKDGKNTILGTPTESALLEFGCLLGADFDAYAQRKMYKILKVEPFNSVRKKMSVLVGLPDGGVRAFCKGASEIILKMCNKIIDCNGEVVDLPEEHANNVFRIINDFASEALRTLCLAFKDINEMHGEANIPDSGYTLIALVGIKDPVRPGVKEAVQICKAAGITIRMVTGDNIHTAEAIAKECGILTEGGVAIEGPTFRDLSSEEMMDTIPRIQVMARSLPLDKYNLVNNLKSMFGDVVAVTGDGTNDAPALREADIGLAMGIAGTEVAKENADVIILDDNFTTILNVVKWGRSVYINIQKFVQFQLTVNVVALVINFFSACITGSAPLTAVQLLWVNLIMDTLGALALATEPPNDGLLERPPVARGANFITKPMWRNIIGQSIYQLIILAILNFDGERLLGISGSDATEVLNTLIFNTFVFCQVFNEINSRDVEKINVFRGMFDSWIFLSIIFATVAFQVVIVEFLGTFASTVPLNWQFWVLSVLIGAVSIPIAAILKCIPVERDNSKQHHDDYEALPSGPEVA, encoded by the exons ATGGAGAAGACGCTCCTCAAGGATTTCGAGCTCCAACACAAGAATCCCTCCGTCGAGGCTCTCCGTCGATGGAGATCCGCCGTCACTCTCGTCAAAAACCGCCGCCGCCGCTTCCGCATGGTCGCTGATCTCGACAAGCGCGACGAAGCTCAACAGATTAGGCAGGGAATCAAG GAAAAAATTCGAATTGCTCTCTATGTCCAAAAGGCAGCATTACAATTTATCGATG CTGGTAATCGAGTTGAATACAAGCTACCGAGTGAAGTGAGAGAGGCTGGTTTTTGTATTCATCCGGAGGAGATTGCTTCTATTGTTCGTGGCCACGATAACAAGATCTTAAATAATATTGGTGGAGTTGAAGCCATTGCAAGGAAACTGTCAGTTTCAGTGGATGGAGGTGTCAGCGAAGAGAGTATAAATAGCCGACAACAGATTTATGGATTCAATCGTTTTACAGAAAAACCTTCTAGATCGTTCCTGATGTTTGTGTGGGATGCACTGCAGGACTTAACATTGATCATTCTCATTGTTTGTGCTGTAGTTTCTTTAGGTGTAGGGATAGCCACTGAAGGGTGGCCAAGGGGAACGTATGATGGTGTGGGCATCATACTCAGTATATTCTTAGTAGTCACAGTTACAGCTGTCAGTGATTACAAGCAATACCTGCAGTTCAGGGATTTGgacaaagagaagaaaaagatatttGTTCAGGTCACTAGGGATGGGAAAAGGCAGAAGATCTCAATTTATGATATAGTAGTTGGTGATGTTGTTCATTTGTCAACTGGAGATCAAGTTCCAGCAGATGGACTTTTTATATCAGGATACTTTTTGCTTATTGATGAATCGAGTTTGTCAGGTGAGAGCGAACCAGTAAatgtaaatgaagaaaaaccGTTTCTTCTTTCAGGAACCAAAGTGCAGGATGGTCAGGGGAAGATGTTAGTTACAACTGTTGGCATGAGGACTGAATGGGGAAAATTGATGGAAACTATTAACGAGGGAGGAGAGGATGAGACCCCGTTGCAGGTTAAGTTAAACGGAGTTGCTACTATCATTGGTAAAATTGGTTTGACATTTGCCATTCTGACATTTGTGGTATTGATCATAAGGTTTCTGGTTGAAAAAGCACAAAATGGTGAGTTTGCCAACTGGTCTACGGCTGATGCACTGAAGTTACTAGACTTCTTTGCTATTGCTGTAACCATAATAGTTGTTGCGGTTCCTGAAGGATTGCCACTGGCTGTGACACTCAGTCTTGCTTTTGcaatgaaaaaattaatgaatgacAAGGCACTTGTAAGACATCTTTCTGCTTGTGAGACTATGGGTTCAGCTAGTTGCATTTGCACAGATAAGACAGGGACACTGACCACTAACCGAATGGTGGTTACTAAGACATGGATATGTGCAAAAGCAATGCAGATAACCGGTAACGAGAGTGCAGACGAACTGAAAACATGTACACCTGAAGGAGTTCAAAACATCCTTTTACAGGCTATATTTCAAAATACTTCTGCTGAAGTAGTTAAGGATAAAGATGGAAAGAACACAATATTGGGGACCCCAACAGAATCGGCATTATTGGAATTTGGCTGCCTTTTAGGTGCTGATTTTGATGCCTATGCGCAGCGTAAAATGTACAAGATACTCAAAGTTGAGCCTTTCAATTCAGTCCGAAAGAAAATGTCTGTGCTCGTGGGTCTTCCTGATGGAGGGGTCCGAGCATTCTGCAAAGGTGCAtcagaaataatattaaagatgTGTAACAAAATTATTGATTGCAATGGGGAAGTAGTTGATCTTCCCGAAGAGCATGCAAATAATGTCTTTCgtattataaatgattttgcTTCTGAAGCTTTGAGAACTCTTTGTTTGGCCTTCAAAGATATAAACGAAATGCATGGGGAAGCCAACATTCCTGATAGTGGCTATACTCTAATAGCATTAGTAGGAATCAAGGATCCTGTACGCCCTGGAGTTAAGGAAGCTGTTCAAATTTGTAAAGCTGCTGGAATAACTATCCGCATGGTTACTGGTGATAACATACATACAGCAGAAGCTATAGCCAAAGAATGCGGTATACTTACTGAGGGTGGTGTAGCCATAGAAGGTCCAACGTTTCGTGACCTTTCTTCCGAGGAAATGATGGATACCATACCTAGGATCCAG GTGATGGCACGATCCTTACCGCTCGACAAGTATAACTTGGTAAACAATTTGAAGAGTATGTTTGGTGATGTTGTTGCTGTTACTGGTGATGGAACTAATGATGCTCCAGCACTTCGTGAGGCAGACATTGGACTTGCAATGGGCATAGCAGGAACTGAG GTTGCAAAAGAAAATGCTGATGTCATTATCCTGGATGATAACTTCACGACTATTCTGAATGTTGTCAAATGGGGACGTTCAGTATACATAAACATCCAAAAATTTGTGCAGTTTCAATTGACAGTTAATGTTGTTGCTCTGgttatcaatttcttttctgcaTGTATCACAG GATCTGCTCCACTCACAGCTGTTCAGTTGCTTTGGGTGAACTTGATCATGGACACTCTTGGTGCATTAGCCCTAGCTACTGAACCTCCTAACGATGGTCTTTTGGAAAGACCTCCTGTTGCAAGGGGAGCAAACTTCATCACCAAACCTATGTGGAGGAATATCATTGGACAAAGCATATACCAATTAATTATCCTTGCGATTCTAAATTTTGACGGGGAGAGGCTCCTCGGAATTAGTGGTTCGGATGCAACAGAAGTTCTCAACACTCTGATATTCAACACCTTTGTATTTTGCCAG GTGTTCAATGAGATAAACAGCAGAGATGTTGAAAAGATAAACGTATTCAGAGGCATGTTCGACAGCTGGATATTTTTGTCGATAATTTTCGCCACTGTGGCATTTCAAGTGGTGATAGTTGAATTCCTTGGAACGTTTGCCAGCACCGTGCCTCTAAACTGGCAATTCTGGGTACTGAGCGTGTTAATCGGAGCAGTTAGCATTCCTATAGCTGCTATCCTCAAGTGCATCCCAGTTGAAAGAGATAACAGTAAGCAGCACCATGATGATTATGAGGCATTGCCATCTGGTCCCGAGGTGGCATAA
- the LOC108331583 gene encoding calcium-transporting ATPase 4, plasma membrane-type isoform X2, whose product MLGNEKIRIALYVQKAALQFIDAGNRVEYKLPSEVREAGFCIHPEEIASIVRGHDNKILNNIGGVEAIARKLSVSVDGGVSEESINSRQQIYGFNRFTEKPSRSFLMFVWDALQDLTLIILIVCAVVSLGVGIATEGWPRGTYDGVGIILSIFLVVTVTAVSDYKQYLQFRDLDKEKKKIFVQVTRDGKRQKISIYDIVVGDVVHLSTGDQVPADGLFISGYFLLIDESSLSGESEPVNVNEEKPFLLSGTKVQDGQGKMLVTTVGMRTEWGKLMETINEGGEDETPLQVKLNGVATIIGKIGLTFAILTFVVLIIRFLVEKAQNGEFANWSTADALKLLDFFAIAVTIIVVAVPEGLPLAVTLSLAFAMKKLMNDKALVRHLSACETMGSASCICTDKTGTLTTNRMVVTKTWICAKAMQITGNESADELKTCTPEGVQNILLQAIFQNTSAEVVKDKDGKNTILGTPTESALLEFGCLLGADFDAYAQRKMYKILKVEPFNSVRKKMSVLVGLPDGGVRAFCKGASEIILKMCNKIIDCNGEVVDLPEEHANNVFRIINDFASEALRTLCLAFKDINEMHGEANIPDSGYTLIALVGIKDPVRPGVKEAVQICKAAGITIRMVTGDNIHTAEAIAKECGILTEGGVAIEGPTFRDLSSEEMMDTIPRIQVMARSLPLDKYNLVNNLKSMFGDVVAVTGDGTNDAPALREADIGLAMGIAGTEVAKENADVIILDDNFTTILNVVKWGRSVYINIQKFVQFQLTVNVVALVINFFSACITGSAPLTAVQLLWVNLIMDTLGALALATEPPNDGLLERPPVARGANFITKPMWRNIIGQSIYQLIILAILNFDGERLLGISGSDATEVLNTLIFNTFVFCQVFNEINSRDVEKINVFRGMFDSWIFLSIIFATVAFQVVIVEFLGTFASTVPLNWQFWVLSVLIGAVSIPIAAILKCIPVERDNSKQHHDDYEALPSGPEVA is encoded by the exons ATGTTAGGAAAT GAAAAAATTCGAATTGCTCTCTATGTCCAAAAGGCAGCATTACAATTTATCGATG CTGGTAATCGAGTTGAATACAAGCTACCGAGTGAAGTGAGAGAGGCTGGTTTTTGTATTCATCCGGAGGAGATTGCTTCTATTGTTCGTGGCCACGATAACAAGATCTTAAATAATATTGGTGGAGTTGAAGCCATTGCAAGGAAACTGTCAGTTTCAGTGGATGGAGGTGTCAGCGAAGAGAGTATAAATAGCCGACAACAGATTTATGGATTCAATCGTTTTACAGAAAAACCTTCTAGATCGTTCCTGATGTTTGTGTGGGATGCACTGCAGGACTTAACATTGATCATTCTCATTGTTTGTGCTGTAGTTTCTTTAGGTGTAGGGATAGCCACTGAAGGGTGGCCAAGGGGAACGTATGATGGTGTGGGCATCATACTCAGTATATTCTTAGTAGTCACAGTTACAGCTGTCAGTGATTACAAGCAATACCTGCAGTTCAGGGATTTGgacaaagagaagaaaaagatatttGTTCAGGTCACTAGGGATGGGAAAAGGCAGAAGATCTCAATTTATGATATAGTAGTTGGTGATGTTGTTCATTTGTCAACTGGAGATCAAGTTCCAGCAGATGGACTTTTTATATCAGGATACTTTTTGCTTATTGATGAATCGAGTTTGTCAGGTGAGAGCGAACCAGTAAatgtaaatgaagaaaaaccGTTTCTTCTTTCAGGAACCAAAGTGCAGGATGGTCAGGGGAAGATGTTAGTTACAACTGTTGGCATGAGGACTGAATGGGGAAAATTGATGGAAACTATTAACGAGGGAGGAGAGGATGAGACCCCGTTGCAGGTTAAGTTAAACGGAGTTGCTACTATCATTGGTAAAATTGGTTTGACATTTGCCATTCTGACATTTGTGGTATTGATCATAAGGTTTCTGGTTGAAAAAGCACAAAATGGTGAGTTTGCCAACTGGTCTACGGCTGATGCACTGAAGTTACTAGACTTCTTTGCTATTGCTGTAACCATAATAGTTGTTGCGGTTCCTGAAGGATTGCCACTGGCTGTGACACTCAGTCTTGCTTTTGcaatgaaaaaattaatgaatgacAAGGCACTTGTAAGACATCTTTCTGCTTGTGAGACTATGGGTTCAGCTAGTTGCATTTGCACAGATAAGACAGGGACACTGACCACTAACCGAATGGTGGTTACTAAGACATGGATATGTGCAAAAGCAATGCAGATAACCGGTAACGAGAGTGCAGACGAACTGAAAACATGTACACCTGAAGGAGTTCAAAACATCCTTTTACAGGCTATATTTCAAAATACTTCTGCTGAAGTAGTTAAGGATAAAGATGGAAAGAACACAATATTGGGGACCCCAACAGAATCGGCATTATTGGAATTTGGCTGCCTTTTAGGTGCTGATTTTGATGCCTATGCGCAGCGTAAAATGTACAAGATACTCAAAGTTGAGCCTTTCAATTCAGTCCGAAAGAAAATGTCTGTGCTCGTGGGTCTTCCTGATGGAGGGGTCCGAGCATTCTGCAAAGGTGCAtcagaaataatattaaagatgTGTAACAAAATTATTGATTGCAATGGGGAAGTAGTTGATCTTCCCGAAGAGCATGCAAATAATGTCTTTCgtattataaatgattttgcTTCTGAAGCTTTGAGAACTCTTTGTTTGGCCTTCAAAGATATAAACGAAATGCATGGGGAAGCCAACATTCCTGATAGTGGCTATACTCTAATAGCATTAGTAGGAATCAAGGATCCTGTACGCCCTGGAGTTAAGGAAGCTGTTCAAATTTGTAAAGCTGCTGGAATAACTATCCGCATGGTTACTGGTGATAACATACATACAGCAGAAGCTATAGCCAAAGAATGCGGTATACTTACTGAGGGTGGTGTAGCCATAGAAGGTCCAACGTTTCGTGACCTTTCTTCCGAGGAAATGATGGATACCATACCTAGGATCCAG GTGATGGCACGATCCTTACCGCTCGACAAGTATAACTTGGTAAACAATTTGAAGAGTATGTTTGGTGATGTTGTTGCTGTTACTGGTGATGGAACTAATGATGCTCCAGCACTTCGTGAGGCAGACATTGGACTTGCAATGGGCATAGCAGGAACTGAG GTTGCAAAAGAAAATGCTGATGTCATTATCCTGGATGATAACTTCACGACTATTCTGAATGTTGTCAAATGGGGACGTTCAGTATACATAAACATCCAAAAATTTGTGCAGTTTCAATTGACAGTTAATGTTGTTGCTCTGgttatcaatttcttttctgcaTGTATCACAG GATCTGCTCCACTCACAGCTGTTCAGTTGCTTTGGGTGAACTTGATCATGGACACTCTTGGTGCATTAGCCCTAGCTACTGAACCTCCTAACGATGGTCTTTTGGAAAGACCTCCTGTTGCAAGGGGAGCAAACTTCATCACCAAACCTATGTGGAGGAATATCATTGGACAAAGCATATACCAATTAATTATCCTTGCGATTCTAAATTTTGACGGGGAGAGGCTCCTCGGAATTAGTGGTTCGGATGCAACAGAAGTTCTCAACACTCTGATATTCAACACCTTTGTATTTTGCCAG GTGTTCAATGAGATAAACAGCAGAGATGTTGAAAAGATAAACGTATTCAGAGGCATGTTCGACAGCTGGATATTTTTGTCGATAATTTTCGCCACTGTGGCATTTCAAGTGGTGATAGTTGAATTCCTTGGAACGTTTGCCAGCACCGTGCCTCTAAACTGGCAATTCTGGGTACTGAGCGTGTTAATCGGAGCAGTTAGCATTCCTATAGCTGCTATCCTCAAGTGCATCCCAGTTGAAAGAGATAACAGTAAGCAGCACCATGATGATTATGAGGCATTGCCATCTGGTCCCGAGGTGGCATAA